A single window of Alosa alosa isolate M-15738 ecotype Scorff River chromosome 11, AALO_Geno_1.1, whole genome shotgun sequence DNA harbors:
- the cnot1 gene encoding CCR4-NOT transcription complex subunit 1 isoform X4, with the protein MNLDSLSLALSQISYLVDNLTKKNYRASQQEIQHIVNRHGPEADRHLLRCLFSHVDFSGDGKSSGKDFHQTQFLIQECVCLITKPNFISTLCYAIDNPLHYQKSLKPSSHLFTQLSKVLKLTKVQEVIFGLALLNSSSSDLRGFAAQFVKQKLPDLLRSYVDADLGGNQEGGFQDIAIEVLHLLLSHLLFGQKGFSGVGQEQIDVFLKTLCRDFPQERCPVVLAPLLYPEKRDILMDRILPDSGELTKTMMESSLAEFMQEVGYGFCASVDECRNIILQYGVREVTASQVARVLGMMARTHSGLSDGIPLQSISTPGSGIWSDGKDKSDGSQAHTWNVEVLIDVVKEVNPNLNFKEVTYELDHPGFMIRDSKGLQIVVYGIQRGLGMEVFPVDLIYRPWKHAEGQLSFIQHSLMNPDVFCFADYPCHTVAIDILKAPPEDDNREIATWKSLDLVESLLRLSEVGQYDQVKQLFSFPIKHCPDMLVLALLQISTSWHTLRHELISTLMPIFLGNHPNSAIILHYAWHGQGQSPSIRQLIMHSMAEWYMRGEQYDQAKLSRILDVAQDLKSLSMLLNGTPFAFVIDLAALASRREYLKLDKWLTDKIREHGEPFIQACVTFLKRRCPSIMGGLAPDKDQPKSAQLPPETLATMLACLQSCAGSVSQELSETILTMVANCSNVMNKARQPPPGVMPKGRAPSTSSLDAISPVQNIEISMTGLNLGPSATSHTPSMPGFPTPLGGSAFSNPQSPAKGFPSLNPNPSATFGIGGLSTQQLPAPLGIGSTLGMPAVNSDPFGTRKSTPGLNPPTFQQTDLSQVWPEANQHFSKEIDDEANSYFQRIYNHPPHPTMSVDEVLEMLQRFKDSSIKREREVFNCMLRNLFEEYRFFPQYPDKELHITACLFGGIIEKGLVTYMALGLALRYVLEALRKPFGSKMYYFGIAALDRFKNRLKDYPQYCQHLASIAHFLQFPHHLQEYIEYGQQSRDPPVKMQGTITTPGSVALAQAQSQAPKAPQAGQASTLVTTATTTTTAAKTTTITRPTAVNFKKDVPPSINTTNIDTLLVATDQTERIVEPPENVQEKIAFIFNNLSQSNMSQKVEELKETVKEEFMPWVSQYLVMKRVSIEPNFHSLYSNFLDTLKNPEFVKMVLNETYRNIKVLLTSDKAAANFSDRSLLKNLGHWLGMITLAKNKPILYQDLELKSLLLEAYVKGQQELLYVVPFVAKVLESSLRSVVFRPLNPWTMAIMNVLAELHQEHDLKLNLKFEIEVLCKNLSLDINDLKPGNLLKDKDTLKNLEEQLSAPKKETKPPEEMLPVGGTTESLLFAAAPSAPATTTACTATGPPTPQFSYHDINVYALAGLAPHINININIPLLQAHPQLKQCVRQSIERAVQELVHPVVDRSIKIAMTTCEQIVRKDFALDSEESRMRVAAHHMMRNLTAGMAMITCREPLLMSIATNLKNSFAAALRAPTPQQREMMEEAAARIAQDNCELACCFIQKTAVEKAGPEMDKRLATEFELRKHARQEGRRYCDPVVLTYQAERMPEQIRLKVGGVDPKQLAVYEEFARNVPGFLPSNDLSQPTGFLAQPMKRPQAENQPCNIEATVPEREQQAWATDDVAQIYDKCIADLEQHLHAIPPALAMNPQTQALRSLLEAVVLARNSRDGIAALGLLQKAVEGLLDATSGADPDLLLRYRECHLLVLKALQDGRAYGPQWCNKQITRCLIECRDEYKYNVEAVELLIRNHLVNMQQYDLHLAQSMENGLHYMAVAFAMQLVKLLLVDERSVSHITEADLFHTIETLMRTSAHSRANAPEGLPQLMDVVRSNYEAMIDRAHGGPNFMMHSGISQASEYDDPPGLREKAEYLLREWVNLYHSAAAGRDSTKAFSAFVGQMHQQGILKTDDLITRFFRLCTEMCVEISYRAQAEQQHNPAASAAIIRAKCYHNLDAFVRLIALLVKHSGEATNTVTKINLLNKVLGIVVGVLIQDHDVRQTEFQQLPYHRIFIMLLLELNAPEHVLETINFQTLTAFCNTFHILRPTKAPGFVYAWLELISHRIFIARMLAHTPQQKGWPMYAQLLIDLFKYLAPFLRNVELNKPMQILYKGTLRVLLVLLHDFPEFLCDYHYGFCDVIPPNCIQLRNLILSAFPRNMRLPDPFTPNLKVDMLSEINIAPRILTNFTGVMPSQFKKDLDSYLKTRSPVTFLSELRSNLQVGGATLGPWKHLQQSDTSLDQVSNEPGNRYNIQLINALVLYVGTQAIAHIHNKGSTPSMSTITHSAHMDIFQNLAVDLDTEGRYLFLNAIANQLRYPNSHTHYFSCTMLYLFAEANTEAIQEQITRVLLERLIVNRPHPWGLLITFIELIKNPAFKFWSHDFVHCAPEIEKLFQSVAQCCMGQKQAQQVMEGTGAS; encoded by the exons ATTTTCCGCAGGAGCGCTGTCCTGTGGTGCTCGCACCACTTCTGTACCCTGAGAAACGGGACATTCTCATGGATAGGATCTTGCCAGACTCTGGAGAGTTAACCAAGACCATGATGGAAAGTTCGCTTGCTGAGTTTATGCAGGAAGTTGGTTATGGCTTCTGTGCAAG TGTCGATGAATGCCGAAACATTATCCTGCAATATGGAGTGAGGGAGGTCACTGCAAGTCAGGTGGCCAGAGTGCTGGGCATGATGGCCCGCACACATTCTGGTCTATCTGATGGGATTCCTCTACAG TCCATTTCCACACCTGGTAGTGGCATATGGAGCGATGGGAAGGACAAGAGCGACGGCTCTCAGGCTCACACTTGGAATGTTGAAGTTCTGATAGATGTTGTCAAGGAAGTT AATCCTAATTTGAACTTCAAAGAGGTGACGTATGAGCTGGACCACCCTGGGTTTATGATCCGGGACAGCAAGGGATTACAGATTGTGGTCTATGGGATTCAGAGGGGACTTGGCATGGAGGTCTTCCCTGTGGATCTCATTTATAGACCCTGGAAGCATGCAGAAGGGCAG TTGTCATTCATCCAGCACTCCTTGATGAATCCTGATGTGTTCTGCTTTGCTGATTATCCCTGTCACACCGTCGCCATTGACATCTTGAAGGCTCCCCCTGAAGACGATAACCGGGAGATAGCTACCTG GAAAAGTCTGGACCTGGTGGAGAGTCTCCTGCGACTGTCTGAGGTGGGCCAGTATGACCAGGTGAAGCAGCTCTTCAGCTTTCCCATCAAGCACTGCCCAGACATGCTGGTGCTTGCCCTGCTGCAGATCAGCACGTCCTGGCACACGCTGCGGCATGAGCTCATCTCCACCCTCATGCCCATCTTCCTGGGAAACCATCCCAACTCTGCCATCATCCTGCACTACGCCTGGCATGGACAG GGCCAGTCCCCTTCTATCCGCCAGCTCATCATGCACTCAATGGCAGAGTGGTACATGAGAGGGGAGCAGTATGACCAAGCCAAGCTTTCACGCATATTAGATGTGGCTCAGGACTTAAAG TCTCTCTCCATGCTGCTAAATGGTACTCCATTTGCCTTTGTAATTGACCTTGCTGCACTTGCCTCTCGCCGTGAATACCTCAAACTTGACAAATGGCTGACCGATAAAATCCGAGAGCACGGG gaGCCCTTCATCCAAGCCTGTGTGACATTTCTAAAGAGACGCTGCCCCTCCATCATGGGGGGTCTAGCACCTGACAAGGACCAGCCCAAAAGTGCTCAGCTTCCTCCTGAAACACTGGCTACCATGTTGGCGTGTCTGCAGTCTTGTGCTGG CAGTGTGTCCCAGGAGCTTTCTGAAACCATTCTGACCATGGTGGCTAACTGTAGTAATGTAATGAACAAAGCACGCCAGCCACCACCCGGAGTTATGCCAAAGGGCCGCGCTCCAAGCACCAGCAGTCTAGATGCCATCTCTCCAGTCCAG AATATAGAAATTTCCATGACCGGCCTGAATCTGGGCCCATCAGCCACCTCCCACACCCCGAGCATGCCAGGCTTCCCCACCCCACTGGGGGGCTCTGCTTTCAGCAACCCCCAGTCTCCAGCCAAGGGCTTTCCTTCTCTCAACCCAAACCCCAGTGCCACTTTTGGAATAGGTGGTCTCTCCACACAACAACTTCCAG CTCCACTTGGTATTGGCTCTACACTTGGGATGCCAGCAGTCAACAGTGACCCATTTGGCACTAGGAAGAGCACCCCGGGTCTGAACCCACCCACCTTTCAACAGA CTGACCTATCTCAGGTTTGGCCTGAGGCTAACCAGCACTTTAGCAAGGAAATTGATGATGAGGCCAACAGCTACTTCCAGCGCATCTATAACcatcccccacaccccaccatGTCTGTTGATGAG GTGTTGGAGATGCTGCAGAGGTTTAAGGACTCCAGTATCAAACGTGAGCGTGAAGTGTTCAACTGTATGCTGAGGAACCTGTTTGAGGAGTATCGCTTCTTCCCACAGTACCCAGACAAAGAGTTGCACATCACAGCTTGTCTGTTTGGGGGCATCATTGAGAAGGGCCTAGTCACATACATGGCTCTGGGGCTGGCACTGAGATATGTTCTTGAAGCCTTAAGAAAACCCTTTGGATCCAAAATGTATTACTTTGGGATTGCTGCACTAGATAGGTTTAAAAATAG GCTAAAGGATTATCCACAGTATTGTCAGCACTTGGCATCCATAGCTCATTTTCTCCAATTCCCCCATCATTTACAAGAG TATATCGAGTATGGACAGCAGTCACGGGACCCCCCTGTGAAGATGCAGGGCACCATCACCACACCAGGCAGTGTAGCGCTGGCTCAGGCCCAGTCCCAGGCCCCCAAAGCACCTCAGGCTGGGCAGGCCAGCACCCTTGTCACcactgctaccaccaccaccaccgctgccaaaaccaccaccatcaccaggCCCACTGCTGTCAACTTTAAGAAAGATGTGCCA cCCTCTATAAATACAACAAACATTGACACACTGCTGGTGGCCACTGATCAAACAGAGAGGATTGTAGAGCCACCTGAGAATGTGCAAGAGAAAATTGCCTTCATCTTCAACAACCTCTCTCAATCCAACATGTCCCAAAAG GTTGAGGAGCTAAAGGAGACCGTAAAGGAGGAGTTCATGCCCTGGGTATCTCAGTACCTAGTCATGAAGAGGGTCAGCATTGAGCCAAATTTCCACAGCTTGTATTCTAACTTCCTGGATACACTGAAGAACCCAGAGTTTGTGAAGATGGTTCTGAATGAGACTTACCGGAACATCAAG GTCCTTCTTACCTCTGACAAGGCAGCTGCTAACTTTTCTGATCGCTCCCTGCTGAAGAACTTGGGACACTGGCTGGGGATGATTACTCTTGCAAAAAACAAGCCCATCTTATATCAG GATCTGGAATTGAAATCACTGCTGCTTGAGGCCTATGTCAAAGGCCAGCAGGAGCTGCTGTATGTGGTACCATTTGTTGCCAAAGTCCTTGAGTCCAGCCTCCGCAGCGTG GTCTTCAGACCCCTGAATCCTTGGACAATGGCCATTATGAATGTACTGGCAGAGCTGCATCAGGAACACGACTTAAAG TTGAACCTGAAGTTTGAAATTGAGGTTCTGTGTAAGAACTTGTCACTGGACATCAACGACCTGAAGCCGGGGAACCTGCTGAAGGACAAGGACACACTGAAGAACCTGGAGGAGCAGCTGTCTGCACCAAAGAAGGAGACCAAGCCGCCTGAAGAGATGTTGCCTGTAGGAGGTACTACAG AATCTCTTCTGTTTGCAGCTGCTCCCTCAGCTCCGGCCACTACCACAGCCTGCACCGCTACCGGTCCCCCCACGCCTCAGTTTAGCTACCATGACATCAATGTGTATGCCCTAGCAGGGCTGGCCCCGCacataaacatcaacatcaat ATCCCCCTGTTGCAGGCCCACCCTCAGCTGAAGCAGTGTGTGCGGCAGTCCATCGAGCGCGCTGTGCAGGAGCTGGTGCACCCTGTGGTGGACCGCTCCATTAAGATCGCCATGACCACCTGCGAGCAGATCGTCAGGAAGGACTTTGCACTGGACTCGGAGGAGTCCCGCATGCGGGTGGCTGCCCATCACATGATGCGCAACCTGACCGCCGGCATGGCTATGATCACCTGTAGAGAGCCACTCCTCATGAGCATCGCCACCAACCTCAAGAACAGCTTTGCTGCAGCACTTAGG GCTCCCACCcctcagcagagagagatgatggaggaGGCGGCCGCTCGCATTGCCCAGGACAACTGCGAGCTGGCTTGTTGCTTCATTCAGAAGACAGCCGTGGAGAAGGCCGGTCCCGAGATGGACAAACGGCTGGCCACA GAGTTTGAATTAAGGAAGCATGCCCGCCAGGAGGGCCGGCGCTACTGCGACCCCGTGGTGCTCACCTACCAGGCCGAGCGCATGCCCGAGCAGATCAGACTGAAG GTGGGTGGTGTGGACCCAAAGCAGCTGGCTGTTTATGAGGAGTTTGCCCGAAATGTCCCTGGCTTCCTCCCAAGCAATGATCTGTCTCAGCCCACAGGATTCCTGGCCCAACCAATGAAG cgtccccaggcggaaaaccaaccttgcaacattgaggctaccgtcccggaaagagaa CAGCAGGCATGGGCCACTGATGACGTGGCTCAGATCTATGACAAGTGCATTGCAGATCTGGAGCAGCACTTGCATGCCATCCCCCCAGCCCTGGCCATGAACCCACAGACCCAGGCTCTGCGCAGCCTGCTGGAGGCCGTGGTGCTCGCACGCAACTCCCGTGATGGCATCGCCGCCCTGGGCCTGCTCCAGAAG GCTGTGGAGGGCTTGCTGGATGCCACCAGTGGTGCAGATCCAGACCTGCTCCTGCGCTACAGAGAATGCCACCTGCTGGTGCTCAAAGCACTCCAGGATGGACGGGCCTACGGCCCACAGTGGTGCAACAAGCAGATCACCAG ATGCCTGATTGAATGCCGTGACGAGTACAAATACAATGTGGAGGCAGTGGAGCTGCTGATCAGGAATCACCTGGTGAACATGCAGCAGTATGACCTGCATCTGGCACAG TCGATGGAGAACGGGCTGCATTACATGGCAGTGGCATTCGCCATGCAGCTGGTCAAGTTGCTGCTCGTAGATGAGCGCAGCGTGAGCCACATCACAGAGGCCGACCTCTTTCACACCATCGAGACCCTGATGAGGACCAGCGCCCACTCCAGAGCTAATGCCCCAGAAgg GCTGCCCCAGCTGATGGATGTGGTCCGCTCCAACTATGAAGCCATGATTGACCGTGCTCACGGCGGTCCCAACTTCATGATGCACTCTGGGATCTCCCAGGCATCTGAGTACGATGACCCTCCAGGCCTCCGAGAGAAGGCCGAGTACCTGCTGAGGGAGTGGGTCAACCTGTACCATTCTGCAGCCGCCGGCCGGGACAGTACCAAAGCCTTCTCTGCTTTTGTGGGCCAG ATGCACCAGCAGGGCATTCTCAAGACGGATGACTTGATCACGCGCTTCTTCCGTCTCTGCACTGAGATGTGTGTGGAGATCAGCTACCGGGCGCAAGCAGAGCAGCAGCACAACCCTGCTGCCAGCGCAGCCATCATCAGAGCCAAATGCTACCACAACCTGGATGCCTTTGTGCGCCTCATCGCTCTTCTGGTCAAACACTCTGGAGAGGCCACCAACACGGTCACCAAGATCAACCTGCTCAACAAA GTGCTCGGCATTGTGGTCGGTGTTCTGATCCAGGACCATGATGTGAGACAGACGGAGTTCCAGCAGCTGCCTTACCACCGCATCTTCAtcatgctgctgctggagctcaATGCCCCTGAGCACGTCCTGGAGACCATCAACTTCCAGACCCTCACTGCCTTCTG CAATACCTTTCACATCTTGAGGCCTACAAAAGCCCCTGGCTTTGTCTACGCATGGCTGGAGCTGATTTCTCACAGAATCTTCATTGCCAGAATGCTAGCACACACCCCACAGCAGAAG gGTTGGCCTATGTATGCCCAGCTGCTCATTGATCTGTTCAAGTACTTAGCCCCCTTCCTGAGGAATGTCGAGCTCAACAAACCTATGCAAATCCTGTACAAG GGCACTCTCCGTGTGCTTCTGGTCCTGCTCCATGATTTCCCAGAATTTCTGTGTGACTACCATTATGGCTTCTGTGACGTCATCCCTCCCAACTGCATCCAGCTGCGAAACCTGATCCTGAGTGCCTTCCCTCGCAACATGAGACTTCCAGACCCCTTCACCCCCAATCTGAAG GTGGACATGTTGAGTGAAATTAACATTGCTCCACGCATCCTCACTAACTTTACTGGAGTGATGCCCTCCCAATTTAAGAAGGATCTGGACTCCTACCTGAAGACGCGCTCTCCTGTCACCTTCCTCTCTGAGCTGCGCAGCAACCTGCAGGTAGGGGGCGCCACTCTGGGTCCCTGGAAGCACTTACAGCAAAGCGACACATCCTTAGACCAG GTGTCCAATGAGCCTGGCAATCGCTACAATATTCAGCTGATCAATGCGCTGGTGTTGTATGTGGGCACTCAGGCCATCGCTCACATTCACAACAAGGGCAGCACCCCCTCTATGAGCACcatcacacactctgcacacatgGACATCTTCCAGAACCTTGCTGTGGACCTGGACACTGAGG GCCGCTATCTGTTCCTGAACGCAATTGCCAACCAGCTCCGCTACCCGAACAGCCACACACATTACTTCAGCTGCACCATGCTTTACTTGTTTGCTGAAGCTAACACAGAGGCTATTCAGGAGCAAATCACCAG GGTCCTGCTGGAGAGGCTGATTGTGAACAGGCCGCATCCATGGGGATTGCTCATCACCTTCATTGAGCTCATCAAGAACCCGGCCTTTAAGTTCTGGAGCCACGACTTTGTCCACTGCGCTCCAGAGATCGAGAA GTTGTTCCAGTCGGTGGCTCAGTGCTGTATGGGGCAGAAGCAGGCCCAGCAGGTGATGGAGGGCACAGGGGCCAGCTAG